In a genomic window of Oncorhynchus keta strain PuntledgeMale-10-30-2019 chromosome 26, Oket_V2, whole genome shotgun sequence:
- the LOC118358919 gene encoding trafficking regulator of GLUT4 1-like, with amino-acid sequence MSSNTSAAPSGAEGEQQPEQTITSQPTSAEHQETAPDSSQSESKDHLAVISEKMETSNGMCAADFSPTSSISSPKRLQHAKPTNGRARKGSRSGSLLGHGAGSPRPSISRQPSTVTEEDDGKPPRDYLILAILSCFCPLWPINIVALVFSVMSRNSLQLGNIDGARRLGRNAMVLSIVSLVGGVIIIIAAIVLNWGSIIKS; translated from the exons ATGTCTTCCAACACCAGTGCTGCCCCCAGTGGAGCGGAGGGAGAACAGCAGCCAGAGCAGACCATCACCTCCCAGCCAACCAGCGCTGAGCACCAAGAGACAGCCCCTGACTCCAGCCAATCGGAATCCAAAGACCACTTGGCAGTAATCAGCGAGAAGATGGAGACCA GTAATGGAATGTGTGCTGCCGACTTCTCGCCCACATCTTCCATCTCGTCCCCAAAGCGACTGCAACACGCCAAACCAACCAACGGCCGGGCGCGGAAAGGAAGCCGCTCTGGGTCCCTGCTGGGTCATGGGGCAGGGTCTCCCAGGCCTTCCATCAGCCGTCAGCCCAGCACCGTGACAGAGGAGGACGACGGCAAGCCCCCTAGAGACTACCTAATTTTGGCCATCCTGTCCTGCTTCTGCCCCTTGTGGCCGATCAACATTGTGGCTCTCGTCTTCTCTGTTATG TCGAGGAACAGCCTGCAGCTGGGGAACATAGACGGGGCGCGGCGTCTGGGCCGGAACGCAATGGTGCTGTCCATCGTTTCACTAGTTGGCggggtcatcatcatcatcgcagCCATCGTCTTAAACTGGGGAA GTATAATAAAATCCTGA